The proteins below are encoded in one region of Aquisphaera giovannonii:
- the glmM gene encoding phosphoglucosamine mutase: protein MSGTRIASISGLRGVVGDGIDPVVAAEFAAAYASGCEPGPIVVSHDGRASAPVFYPAVISGIAGAGRDAWLAGAAATPTVGILVRELHAVGGVQISASHNPPQYNGIKFFQPRGMVLSPGQGREVLDRWRRKDFAWASWDGLGSVRTIERPDDAHLRRVLEIVDVRAIRARGFTVALDACHGAGGRLGARLLRELGCRPIVLGGEPDGLYDHLPEPTEKNLRTFSSVVASVGAAVGFAQDPDADRLAIVDEAGRYIGEERTLALAAARRLEQAKGPVVLNLSTSMITEELARRAGCRVLRTPVGEINVVEAMLAEDALLGGEGNGGVIDPRVGFVRDSLAGMAMVLDLLATSDRPLSQWVDALPHFAMVKDQYPLAAGAGDPDAIAELWDRVSSSFPDGRTDRRDGLRLEWPDRWVHVRASNTEPIVRVIAEGPEEAVARALADEVGLLVAGGRGPRP from the coding sequence GTGAGCGGGACGCGCATCGCCAGCATTTCGGGGCTTCGTGGCGTCGTCGGGGACGGGATCGATCCCGTGGTGGCGGCGGAGTTCGCCGCGGCGTATGCGAGCGGATGCGAGCCGGGGCCGATCGTCGTCAGCCACGACGGCCGGGCCTCGGCGCCGGTCTTCTACCCGGCCGTGATCTCGGGCATCGCGGGCGCGGGGCGGGACGCCTGGCTCGCCGGGGCCGCGGCCACGCCCACCGTCGGCATCCTCGTCCGCGAGCTCCACGCGGTGGGGGGCGTCCAGATCTCGGCCTCGCACAACCCCCCCCAGTACAACGGCATCAAGTTCTTCCAGCCGCGGGGGATGGTCCTCAGCCCCGGCCAGGGCCGGGAGGTCCTGGACCGCTGGCGGCGGAAGGATTTCGCGTGGGCATCGTGGGACGGGCTCGGCTCGGTCCGGACGATCGAGCGGCCCGATGATGCCCACCTGCGGCGGGTGCTCGAGATCGTGGACGTCCGGGCCATCCGGGCGAGGGGGTTCACCGTGGCGCTCGACGCCTGCCACGGGGCGGGCGGGCGGCTCGGCGCGAGGCTCCTGCGCGAGCTCGGGTGCAGGCCGATCGTGCTGGGCGGCGAGCCGGATGGTCTCTACGACCACCTGCCGGAGCCGACCGAGAAGAACCTGCGGACCTTCTCGTCCGTGGTCGCTTCCGTCGGCGCGGCGGTCGGCTTCGCGCAGGACCCCGACGCGGACCGGCTGGCGATCGTCGACGAGGCCGGGCGGTACATCGGCGAGGAGCGGACGCTGGCCCTGGCGGCGGCCCGGAGGCTGGAGCAGGCGAAGGGGCCCGTGGTGCTCAACCTGTCCACGTCCATGATCACGGAGGAGCTGGCCCGGCGGGCGGGCTGCCGGGTGCTGCGGACCCCCGTGGGCGAGATCAACGTCGTCGAGGCGATGCTCGCGGAGGACGCGCTGCTCGGCGGCGAGGGGAACGGCGGGGTGATCGACCCGCGCGTCGGCTTCGTCCGGGACAGCCTCGCCGGCATGGCGATGGTGCTCGACCTGCTGGCGACCTCGGACCGGCCGCTCTCGCAATGGGTGGACGCCCTGCCCCACTTCGCGATGGTCAAGGACCAGTATCCGCTCGCCGCCGGAGCCGGCGACCCGGACGCGATCGCGGAGCTCTGGGATCGGGTCTCGTCGAGCTTCCCGGACGGGCGGACGGACCGCCGCGACGGGCTCCGGCTGGAGTGGCCCGACCGCTGGGTGCACGTCCGCGCCAGCAACACGGAGCCGATCGTCCGCGTCATCGCGGAGGGGCCCGAGGAGGCCGTCGCGCGGGCGCTGGCCGACGAGGTCGGGCTGCTCGTCGCGGGCGGCCGAGGTCCCCGGCCATGA
- a CDS encoding HAD family hydrolase — MTRTGWPTFDRPPSAAFIDVDGTLLAETTTFLFARILYRRGLIRRSFLLRALYHGLQHRLGRLDYGRLIGYGLQSIARIPVVELERIAYENFVEHVKPRLYQGVVDHFNALRKLGTPLVLVSSSPGLVIEPLSLYLGCATTLTTPVIIERNRLVGIGTGPPCYGEGKLYWAERWAGECGVDVGGAVAYADNWSDRALLERVGRPVVVRPKGRLLRLARSRGWDIVRPGRPAGAAPPRRGHPRINH; from the coding sequence ATGACGAGGACCGGCTGGCCCACCTTCGACAGGCCTCCCTCGGCGGCGTTCATCGATGTCGACGGCACCCTCCTGGCCGAGACGACCACGTTCCTGTTCGCGAGGATCCTCTACCGCCGCGGCCTGATCCGACGCTCGTTCCTCCTCAGGGCGCTGTACCACGGGCTCCAGCACCGGCTCGGGCGGCTCGACTACGGCCGGCTCATCGGCTACGGCCTCCAGAGCATCGCCCGGATCCCGGTCGTCGAGCTCGAGCGGATCGCGTACGAGAACTTCGTCGAGCACGTCAAGCCGCGCCTGTATCAGGGGGTCGTGGACCACTTCAACGCCCTCCGGAAGCTGGGCACGCCGCTGGTCCTGGTCTCCTCGTCTCCCGGCCTGGTGATCGAGCCCCTGAGCCTCTATCTGGGCTGCGCGACGACCCTCACGACGCCGGTGATCATCGAGCGGAACAGGCTCGTGGGGATCGGCACCGGCCCGCCCTGCTACGGCGAGGGCAAGCTGTACTGGGCGGAGCGGTGGGCCGGGGAGTGCGGCGTCGATGTGGGAGGTGCGGTCGCCTATGCGGACAACTGGAGCGACCGGGCCCTCCTGGAGCGAGTCGGCCGGCCGGTGGTGGTCCGCCCCAAGGGCCGGTTGCTGCGACTGGCCCGGTCCCGGGGCTGGGACATCGTCCGGCCGGGCCGTCCGGCCGGCGCGGCCCCTCCGCGACGCGGCCATCCCCGCATCAATCATTGA
- a CDS encoding sigma-70 family RNA polymerase sigma factor, with amino-acid sequence MKDKEITPKAPASPPAKPEERTHRETNPNGSSMLARTRRAGPAAMALVVGLAALTAQASETELVRDIQRYCTVCWRNARLDPTLWDDCTQEVCCRLLTKARAGELELALVLSDDTPERRELVRAIDMVRKRVQRTKRHTPIDSLDVGGPDHDQRQRDRIELGEILEAARRAVLSPRQDRIVELWMRGWTVPEIGTELAMPVNRVSDEKYKALRKLEQHLSGRGEVLV; translated from the coding sequence ATGAAGGATAAGGAAATCACCCCGAAAGCCCCCGCGTCCCCGCCCGCGAAGCCGGAGGAGAGGACGCACCGGGAGACGAACCCCAACGGCTCGTCCATGCTGGCCCGGACCCGTCGAGCCGGCCCGGCGGCCATGGCCCTCGTCGTCGGCCTCGCGGCGCTGACGGCCCAGGCCTCGGAGACGGAGCTGGTCCGCGACATCCAGCGCTATTGCACGGTCTGCTGGCGGAACGCCCGCCTGGACCCGACGCTCTGGGACGACTGCACCCAGGAGGTCTGCTGCCGCCTGCTCACCAAGGCGCGGGCCGGCGAGCTCGAGCTGGCGCTGGTCCTATCGGATGACACGCCCGAGCGTCGCGAGCTGGTCCGGGCCATCGACATGGTCCGCAAGCGGGTCCAGCGGACGAAGCGGCACACCCCGATCGACTCGCTCGACGTCGGCGGGCCCGACCACGATCAACGGCAGCGGGACAGGATCGAGCTGGGCGAGATCCTCGAGGCCGCCCGCCGCGCCGTCCTCTCGCCGCGGCAGGACCGGATCGTGGAGCTCTGGATGCGGGGCTGGACCGTCCCCGAGATCGGCACCGAGCTCGCCATGCCGGTGAACCGGGTCAGCGACGAGAAGTACAAGGCTCTCCGCAAGCTGGAGCAGCACCTCAGCGGCCGCGGCGAGGTGCTCGTCTGA
- the bcp gene encoding thioredoxin-dependent thiol peroxidase, with protein sequence MVEVGKPAPGFSLPDQDGKTVTLGDLKGAPVVLYFYPKDDTPGCTKEACAFRDAIGEYRKAGAHVLGVSPDPVASHGKFAKKYDLPFPLLADTEKAACEAYGVWKEKSMYGRKSMGVERTTFVIDAQGIVRRIFPKVKVDGHSDVVLEALRDAQ encoded by the coding sequence ATGGTGGAAGTCGGCAAGCCCGCGCCCGGATTCAGCCTCCCCGATCAGGACGGGAAAACCGTAACCCTGGGCGACCTGAAGGGCGCGCCGGTCGTGCTCTATTTCTACCCGAAGGACGATACGCCCGGCTGCACGAAGGAGGCCTGCGCCTTCCGCGACGCGATCGGCGAATATCGCAAGGCCGGCGCCCACGTCCTGGGCGTCAGCCCGGACCCCGTCGCCTCGCATGGGAAGTTCGCGAAGAAATACGACCTCCCATTCCCGCTCCTGGCCGACACCGAGAAGGCCGCCTGCGAGGCCTACGGCGTGTGGAAGGAGAAGAGCATGTACGGGCGCAAGTCCATGGGCGTCGAGCGGACGACGTTCGTCATCGACGCCCAGGGCATCGTCCGGCGGATCTTCCCGAAGGTCAAGGTGGACGGCCACTCGGACGTCGTCCTGGAGGCACTCCGCGACGCGCAATGA
- a CDS encoding archease, translating into MGQSETFDHTADLGLRIRAADLSDLFRTAAEALLDVMIANRADVAAESAEAVSLSSDSPDDLLIDWLNELIYRVETEHRIFGAFEVAVAADGRSLEATIRGEPLDPERHVLDHEVKAATYHGARLEGAGDAYMAEVILDI; encoded by the coding sequence GTGGGCCAGTCCGAGACCTTCGACCATACGGCCGACCTCGGCCTCCGGATCCGCGCGGCGGACCTCTCCGACCTGTTCCGGACGGCGGCCGAGGCGCTCCTCGACGTCATGATCGCCAATCGCGCCGACGTGGCGGCGGAGTCGGCCGAGGCGGTCTCCCTCTCCTCCGACTCGCCCGACGACCTGCTGATCGACTGGCTCAACGAGCTGATCTACCGGGTCGAGACGGAGCATCGCATCTTCGGCGCGTTCGAGGTGGCCGTCGCCGCGGACGGCCGGAGCCTGGAGGCCACGATCCGCGGCGAGCCGCTCGACCCGGAGCGGCACGTCCTCGACCACGAGGTCAAGGCGGCGACCTATCACGGCGCCCGCCTTGAGGGAGCCGGCGACGCCTACATGGCCGAGGTGATCCTCGACATCTGA
- a CDS encoding carbohydrate kinase family protein, which produces MPVSPPQPANSGQPARVACAGLVVVDHVTPPLPRMPRAGELVAVDGLVLNIGGGAANTAADLARLGVPTSICARVGDDIFGQFAARTLVAHGVDVRDLLIGSEHETSQTLIVNVKGEDRRFIHSVGANREFTPEDLDPVLDRAPSVLYIGYFLLMPRLDPSGLAARFARARKAGTITFLDVATPGPGDYLGPIKAVLPHTDLFVPNTDEAALILGEEDPVRQALAFHEMGARRVVVTCGERGAVSVSAENRLRVGVYPTQFVDGSGGGDAFNAGYIAGLLDDLSEEDCLRLASAAGASCVRAVGTTAGVFTRGEAEDFMARHRLAIETLS; this is translated from the coding sequence ATGCCCGTGTCCCCTCCCCAGCCGGCGAACTCCGGCCAGCCCGCGCGCGTGGCCTGCGCCGGGCTGGTCGTCGTGGATCACGTCACCCCGCCCCTGCCGCGGATGCCCCGCGCGGGCGAGCTCGTGGCGGTCGACGGGCTCGTCCTGAACATCGGCGGGGGCGCCGCGAACACCGCCGCGGACCTCGCCAGGCTGGGCGTGCCCACCTCGATCTGCGCCCGCGTCGGCGACGACATCTTTGGCCAGTTCGCCGCCAGGACCCTGGTCGCCCACGGGGTGGACGTCCGCGACCTGCTCATCGGGTCCGAGCACGAGACCAGCCAGACCCTGATCGTGAACGTGAAGGGCGAGGACCGGCGGTTCATCCACTCGGTGGGCGCCAATCGCGAGTTCACCCCGGAGGACCTGGACCCGGTCCTCGATCGAGCCCCGAGCGTGCTCTACATCGGCTACTTCCTGCTGATGCCCCGGCTCGACCCCTCGGGGCTGGCCGCCCGGTTCGCGAGGGCCCGGAAGGCCGGGACGATCACGTTCCTCGACGTCGCGACGCCCGGCCCCGGCGACTACCTCGGCCCGATCAAGGCCGTCCTGCCGCATACCGACCTGTTCGTGCCGAACACCGACGAGGCCGCCCTCATCCTCGGCGAGGAGGATCCGGTGCGGCAGGCCCTCGCCTTCCACGAGATGGGTGCGAGGCGGGTGGTCGTGACCTGCGGCGAGCGCGGCGCGGTGTCGGTCTCCGCCGAGAATCGGCTCAGGGTGGGGGTCTACCCGACCCAGTTCGTGGACGGATCCGGCGGCGGCGACGCCTTCAACGCCGGCTACATCGCCGGCCTCCTGGACGACTTGAGCGAGGAAGATTGCCTCCGCCTGGCGAGCGCCGCCGGGGCGAGCTGCGTCCGGGCCGTCGGCACCACGGCCGGGGTTTTCACGCGCGGCGAGGCCGAGGACTTCATGGCCCGCCACAGGCTCGCGATCGAGACGCTCTCGTGA
- the ftsH gene encoding ATP-dependent zinc metalloprotease FtsH, whose translation MENRPPQQDPPRRPLANGRKPNNAGGSPTPPWLWLLLIGAFAIIFIFWVPKPETTVDYNPWFLDQVEANNIKRITIQANEIRGELRAETPYLPSGSSTSSVKVNRFLTYAPTDQALDATVNRLRGFGKDGKDPVAIEGSPINGANGLVWIMLLLPTFLILGIFYLMMRRARDQFDGGILGTFVKSSAKRHDKSKQRTTFEEVAGLENAKGELQEIVEFLKSPEKFQKLGGRIPKGVLLIGPPGTGKTLLGRAVAGEAGVPFYSISGSEFIQMFVGVGASRVRDMFKTARENSPCILFIDEIDAVGRIRGAGLGGGHDEREQTLNQILTEMDGFSPSESVIVLAATNRPDVLDPALLRPGRFDRHVTVDLPTKKGRLEILKVHTRSVPLSSDVDLDRIARNTVGMSGADLANLVNEAALLATREDKQAVDAADLEAALDKVILGAKREEVITDKDKRATAYHEVGHALVGWLTPRSDPVHKVTIIPRGRSLGVTQFMPEEDRVSYNESQIKAKLYMMMGGRAAERLIYDDLSTGAAQDLDQATRLVRKMVTQWGMSERVGPVSFRTSSEHPFLGREMSEPRDHSEHMQQIIDEEVGRILREADEHAFRLLESHRDEMERLTEALIEREVLTESEITNLIGKRAGLDDEPAVSRAHDDPVVATADNPPL comes from the coding sequence ATGGAGAATCGACCGCCGCAGCAGGATCCCCCGCGCCGGCCCCTTGCCAATGGACGAAAGCCCAACAACGCCGGGGGGTCACCGACCCCCCCCTGGCTCTGGCTCCTCCTCATCGGTGCCTTCGCGATCATCTTCATCTTCTGGGTGCCGAAGCCCGAGACCACGGTCGATTATAATCCGTGGTTCCTGGACCAGGTCGAAGCCAACAACATCAAGCGGATCACCATCCAGGCCAACGAGATCCGCGGCGAGTTGCGGGCCGAGACGCCGTACCTGCCGAGCGGCTCGTCCACCAGCAGCGTCAAGGTGAACCGGTTCCTGACCTATGCGCCGACGGACCAGGCGCTGGACGCGACCGTGAACAGGCTGCGGGGCTTCGGCAAGGACGGCAAGGACCCCGTGGCGATCGAGGGGAGCCCGATCAACGGCGCCAACGGGCTCGTCTGGATCATGCTCCTGCTGCCGACGTTCCTGATCCTGGGCATCTTCTACCTGATGATGCGGAGGGCCCGCGACCAGTTCGACGGCGGGATCCTCGGCACCTTCGTGAAGAGCTCCGCGAAGCGGCACGACAAGTCCAAGCAGCGGACGACTTTCGAGGAGGTCGCCGGGCTGGAGAACGCCAAGGGCGAGCTGCAGGAGATCGTCGAGTTCCTCAAGAGCCCGGAGAAGTTCCAGAAGCTGGGCGGCCGGATCCCCAAGGGGGTCCTGCTGATCGGCCCGCCGGGCACCGGCAAGACCCTGCTGGGCCGCGCGGTCGCCGGCGAGGCGGGGGTGCCGTTCTATTCGATCTCCGGCTCCGAGTTCATCCAGATGTTCGTGGGCGTGGGCGCCAGCCGGGTCCGCGACATGTTCAAGACGGCCCGGGAGAACAGCCCGTGCATCCTCTTCATCGACGAGATCGACGCCGTCGGCCGGATCCGCGGGGCCGGGCTCGGCGGCGGGCATGACGAGCGCGAGCAGACCCTCAACCAGATCCTCACGGAGATGGACGGCTTCTCGCCGAGCGAGAGCGTCATCGTCCTGGCGGCCACGAATCGGCCGGACGTGCTCGACCCCGCGCTGCTCCGCCCCGGCCGCTTCGACCGCCACGTCACGGTGGACCTGCCCACCAAGAAGGGCCGGCTGGAGATCCTCAAGGTCCACACCCGCAGCGTGCCCCTGTCCTCCGACGTGGACCTGGACCGGATCGCGCGGAACACCGTCGGCATGAGCGGGGCGGACCTGGCCAACCTCGTCAACGAGGCCGCCCTCCTGGCCACGCGCGAGGACAAGCAGGCGGTGGACGCGGCCGACCTGGAGGCGGCCCTGGACAAGGTGATCCTGGGCGCCAAGCGCGAGGAGGTCATCACCGACAAGGACAAGCGCGCGACGGCCTACCACGAGGTCGGCCACGCCCTCGTCGGCTGGCTGACGCCCCGGTCCGACCCCGTCCACAAGGTCACCATCATCCCCCGCGGCCGCTCCCTGGGCGTGACCCAGTTCATGCCGGAGGAGGACCGGGTCAGCTACAACGAGAGCCAGATCAAGGCCAAGCTGTACATGATGATGGGCGGCCGCGCCGCCGAGCGACTGATCTACGACGACCTGAGCACCGGCGCCGCCCAGGACCTGGACCAGGCGACGCGGCTGGTCCGGAAGATGGTCACCCAGTGGGGCATGAGCGAGCGCGTCGGACCGGTCTCGTTCCGGACCTCGTCCGAGCACCCGTTCCTGGGGCGCGAGATGTCCGAGCCCCGCGACCACTCCGAGCACATGCAGCAGATCATCGACGAGGAGGTCGGGCGGATCCTCCGCGAGGCCGACGAGCACGCCTTCCGGCTCCTCGAGTCGCACCGCGACGAGATGGAGCGGCTCACCGAGGCCCTGATCGAGCGCGAGGTGCTGACCGAGTCGGAGATCACCAACCTGATCGGCAAGCGGGCCGGGCTCGACGACGAGCCCGCCGTCTCCCGCGCCCACGACGACCCGGTCGTGGCCACGGCCGACAACCCGCCGCTCTGA